The Micromonospora sp. WMMD961 genome has a segment encoding these proteins:
- a CDS encoding copper resistance protein CopC, producing MRRLPQTPGRVLSGVLALLLASAVALLASAQPAAAHGTLAMSTPAGGATVSEPLTAVQLFFTEKTAPNAFFTVTAPGGIRVDNSWSYGEPKPLDKPVREYFLVNGQFEPREYTTGFPSTVAVSHLPAKGQYSVSYLSVASDGDTVRGTLTFRYNGPVTAAPKGWSPPTTQPDPALVAATEQHGSSGQASAVPTTSAQPVTQPSGAAVAPPTGPAEERDSGALAWAGWAAAIAALVAAAGFVVWRRRTASTGKPTGRGRTAPGTSGRRGGGARTTNRPAGKTGGGRTIAAKTAAAKTSAGKAGAASGVGAQPTGGKRRPAAVPAARTGNAVVTARTGVAVDPTPTDQEPKALATADQETKALTATDDGSTVDRGARPDTDLAAVTPGSRLSNGHLALLVGGLVVALLAGFGLARIGTGDQSPANTARQPAGAPPASGQGVSATDGHQHPAGTGPHTHRGDGAAGETLATGTTVSAGGYTLQPLERSQPAGVRADYRFRIVGTDRQPATRFTVVHDKPLHMIVVGRDLSGYQHLHPTMAPDGTWSVPLTLAQPGGYRVYADFSVTATNGAQLPLVLGVDHTVPGAHTPAALPPTQAQATAGAYAVSMNGTPSVGVTVPMQFQVQRADSATPPQLERYLGAYGHLVVVREGDLGYVHVHPEQELVDGTVQFWLTAPSSGRYRAFFDFQVDGKVHTAEYTINVP from the coding sequence ATGCGTCGTCTCCCTCAGACTCCGGGGCGGGTGCTCTCGGGTGTCCTCGCGCTCCTCCTCGCCTCGGCGGTCGCTCTCCTCGCGTCCGCCCAACCCGCCGCGGCTCACGGGACTCTCGCCATGTCCACGCCGGCGGGTGGGGCCACGGTGAGCGAGCCGTTGACGGCGGTGCAGCTCTTCTTCACGGAGAAGACCGCGCCCAACGCGTTCTTCACCGTCACCGCCCCGGGCGGCATCCGGGTCGACAACAGCTGGTCGTACGGGGAGCCGAAGCCGCTGGACAAGCCGGTACGGGAGTACTTCCTGGTCAACGGGCAGTTCGAGCCACGTGAGTACACGACCGGGTTCCCGTCGACGGTGGCCGTCAGCCACCTGCCGGCCAAGGGCCAGTACTCGGTGAGCTACCTGTCGGTCGCCTCGGACGGCGACACCGTGCGGGGCACGCTGACCTTCCGCTACAACGGGCCGGTGACGGCGGCGCCCAAGGGGTGGAGCCCGCCGACGACCCAGCCGGACCCGGCGCTGGTGGCCGCCACCGAGCAGCACGGGTCGTCCGGGCAGGCGTCGGCGGTGCCGACAACCTCGGCGCAGCCGGTGACCCAGCCGTCCGGGGCTGCGGTGGCCCCGCCGACCGGGCCGGCCGAGGAGCGCGATTCGGGAGCACTGGCCTGGGCCGGCTGGGCGGCGGCGATCGCGGCGCTCGTGGCGGCGGCCGGATTCGTCGTCTGGCGTCGCCGGACGGCGTCCACCGGCAAACCCACCGGCCGGGGCCGTACCGCACCGGGGACCTCAGGTCGACGCGGCGGCGGTGCGCGTACCACGAACAGGCCCGCCGGCAAGACCGGCGGGGGCAGGACCATCGCCGCGAAGACGGCCGCTGCCAAGACCTCCGCGGGCAAGGCCGGCGCGGCGAGCGGCGTCGGTGCGCAGCCCACGGGCGGTAAGCGGCGACCGGCCGCCGTGCCGGCGGCGCGTACCGGCAACGCGGTCGTCACGGCCCGCACGGGCGTCGCGGTCGACCCGACGCCCACCGACCAGGAACCGAAGGCCCTGGCCACCGCCGACCAGGAGACGAAGGCCCTCACCGCCACCGACGACGGGTCGACTGTCGACCGCGGGGCACGGCCCGACACGGACCTCGCCGCCGTGACACCCGGGTCCCGGCTGAGCAACGGCCACCTGGCGCTGCTCGTCGGCGGCCTGGTGGTAGCCCTGCTGGCCGGGTTCGGGCTGGCTCGCATCGGCACCGGCGACCAGAGCCCGGCGAACACCGCCCGCCAGCCGGCGGGCGCTCCGCCCGCCTCCGGGCAGGGCGTGTCCGCGACCGACGGGCACCAGCACCCGGCGGGCACCGGCCCGCACACGCACCGAGGTGACGGCGCGGCGGGCGAGACGCTGGCGACCGGAACGACGGTCAGCGCCGGCGGGTACACCCTGCAACCGCTGGAGCGGTCCCAACCCGCCGGGGTACGCGCCGACTACCGCTTCCGGATCGTCGGGACCGACCGGCAGCCGGCGACCCGCTTCACGGTCGTCCACGACAAGCCGTTGCACATGATCGTGGTCGGCCGCGACCTGAGCGGCTACCAGCACCTGCACCCGACGATGGCCCCCGATGGCACCTGGAGCGTCCCCCTGACGCTGGCCCAACCCGGCGGCTACCGCGTCTACGCCGACTTCTCCGTCACCGCGACCAACGGTGCGCAACTGCCTCTCGTGCTGGGCGTCGACCACACCGTGCCCGGGGCGCACACCCCCGCCGCTCTGCCGCCCACGCAGGCACAGGCGACCGCAGGGGCGTACGCGGTGTCGATGAACGGCACCCCGTCGGTGGGGGTGACGGTGCCGATGCAGTTCCAGGTCCAGCGCGCCGACTCAGCGACGCCCCCGCAGTTGGAGCGCTACCTGGGCGCGTACGGGCACCTGGTCGTGGTCCGCGAGGGCGACCTCGGCTACGTGCACGTCCACCCCGAGCAGGAGCTGGTCGACGGAACTGTCCAGTTCTGGCTGACCGCGCCCAGCTCGGGCCGGTACCGGGCCTTCTTCGACTTCCAGGTGGACGGGAAGGTGCACACCGCCGAGTACACGATCAACGTGCCCTGA
- a CDS encoding aldo/keto reductase, with protein MAGLRRRRLGASGPEVSIIGLGAMGMSDLYGPADEAESTATLHAAIDAGVNLIDTGDFYGSGHNEMLIGRVLRERRREDVVLSVKFGARKTPQGGFQAAPYDVSAAAVKDRLAYSLRRLGTDYIDIYRPSRINPQVPIEETVGALLEMRDAGYIRHIGLSEVGADSIRRAAAVAPISDVQIEYSLLSRGPEATILPTLHELGIGLTAYGVLSRGLLSGHWSAERELTGTDFRANSPRFQGEHLAANLRLVDALGQVAQRLGATTSQVAIAWVAAQGEQIVPLVGARRRDRLAESLAAVDLVLDRDALDEIERAVPAGAASGQRYGTAMMSLLDSEK; from the coding sequence ATGGCGGGTCTACGACGGCGACGGTTGGGTGCCTCCGGTCCGGAGGTGTCGATCATCGGACTCGGCGCGATGGGCATGTCGGACCTGTACGGGCCGGCCGACGAGGCGGAGAGCACCGCGACACTGCACGCGGCGATCGACGCCGGTGTGAACCTCATCGACACCGGGGACTTCTACGGGTCGGGCCACAACGAGATGCTGATCGGCCGGGTGCTGCGGGAACGGCGCCGGGAGGACGTGGTGCTCAGCGTGAAGTTCGGCGCGCGCAAGACGCCGCAGGGCGGGTTCCAGGCAGCACCGTACGACGTGTCGGCGGCGGCGGTGAAGGACCGGCTCGCGTACTCGCTGCGCCGGTTGGGCACCGACTACATCGACATCTACCGGCCCTCACGGATCAACCCGCAGGTGCCGATCGAGGAGACCGTGGGCGCGCTGCTCGAGATGCGCGACGCCGGCTACATCCGGCACATCGGGCTGTCCGAGGTGGGTGCGGACAGCATCCGCCGAGCGGCGGCGGTGGCGCCGATCAGTGACGTGCAGATCGAGTACTCGCTGCTGTCCCGGGGCCCCGAGGCCACGATCCTGCCGACGCTGCACGAGCTGGGCATCGGGTTGACCGCCTACGGGGTGCTGTCCCGAGGCCTGCTGAGCGGGCACTGGTCGGCCGAGCGTGAGCTGACCGGCACGGACTTCCGGGCGAACAGCCCCCGGTTCCAGGGCGAGCACCTGGCCGCGAACCTGCGACTCGTGGACGCGCTCGGCCAGGTCGCGCAGCGGTTGGGGGCGACCACCAGTCAGGTCGCGATCGCCTGGGTGGCGGCGCAGGGCGAGCAGATCGTTCCGTTGGTCGGGGCGCGGCGGCGCGACCGGCTTGCCGAGTCGCTGGCCGCGGTCGACCTGGTGCTGGACCGGGACGCGTTGGACGAGATCGAGCGCGCCGTACCGGCCGGCGCGGCCTCCGGTCAGCGGTACGGGACCGCGATGATGTCCCTCCTCGACAGCGAGAAGTGA